In Ruania zhangjianzhongii, the following proteins share a genomic window:
- the xylA gene encoding xylose isomerase: MVTPTPDDKFSFGLWTVGWTAQDQFGAATRPALDPGEYATKLAELGAWGVTFHDDDVVPFGSDDATREKILTDFKKATDDAGLVIEMVTTNLFGHPVFKDGGFTSNDRSVRRFALRKVLRNVDLAASLGATTFVMWGGREGSEYDGAKDINAALDRYREGVDTVAAYIKERGYHLKIALEPKPNEPRGDILLPTVGHALGFIAELEHGDIVGLNPETGHEQMAGLNYTHGIAQALWSGKLFHIDLNGQRSIKYDQDLVFGHGDLLSAFFTVDLLENGFPGGGPRYDGPRHYDYKPSRTEGYEGVWDSAKANMETYLLLAAKAKAYRADPAVQQAFADSGVLELSEPTLAAGESVTDLLADTSAFEDFDADAAGERNYGFVRLNQLAIQHLIG, translated from the coding sequence ATGGTGACCCCCACTCCCGACGACAAGTTCTCCTTCGGTCTGTGGACCGTGGGCTGGACCGCGCAGGATCAGTTCGGTGCGGCGACCCGCCCCGCTCTGGACCCGGGCGAGTACGCCACCAAGCTCGCCGAGCTCGGTGCCTGGGGCGTGACCTTCCATGACGACGACGTCGTCCCGTTCGGCAGCGATGACGCCACCCGGGAGAAGATCCTCACCGACTTCAAGAAGGCCACCGACGACGCCGGTCTGGTGATCGAGATGGTCACCACGAACCTGTTCGGCCACCCGGTGTTCAAGGACGGCGGGTTCACCTCCAACGACCGGTCGGTGCGCCGGTTCGCCCTGCGCAAGGTGCTGCGCAACGTGGACCTGGCCGCCTCGCTCGGCGCCACGACGTTCGTGATGTGGGGTGGGCGAGAGGGCAGCGAGTACGACGGCGCGAAGGACATCAACGCCGCCCTGGACCGCTACCGCGAGGGCGTCGACACCGTGGCCGCCTACATCAAGGAGCGTGGCTACCACCTGAAGATCGCCCTGGAGCCGAAGCCGAACGAGCCGCGCGGGGACATCCTGCTGCCCACAGTGGGTCACGCCCTCGGCTTCATCGCCGAGCTGGAGCACGGCGACATCGTCGGACTGAACCCGGAGACCGGGCACGAGCAGATGGCCGGTCTGAACTACACCCACGGGATCGCGCAGGCCCTGTGGTCCGGCAAGCTGTTCCACATCGACCTGAACGGTCAGCGCTCGATCAAGTACGACCAGGACCTGGTGTTCGGGCACGGCGATCTTCTCTCCGCCTTCTTCACCGTGGACCTGCTGGAGAACGGCTTCCCCGGCGGCGGCCCCCGCTATGACGGACCGCGGCACTACGACTACAAGCCGTCCCGTACCGAGGGCTATGAGGGTGTCTGGGACTCCGCCAAGGCGAACATGGAGACCTACCTGCTGCTCGCCGCCAAGGCCAAGGCCTACCGCGCGGACCCCGCCGTCCAGCAGGCATTCGCCGACTCGGGGGTGCTCGAGCTGTCCGAGCCCACCCTGGCTGCGGGGGAGTCGGTGACCGACTTGCTCGCCGATACCAGCGCGTTCGAGGACTTCGACGCTGACGCCGCCGGTGAGCGCAATTACGGATTCGTCCGCCTGAACCAGTTGGCGATCCAGCACCTGATCGGCTAG
- a CDS encoding ABC transporter substrate-binding protein translates to MGSVALLLLGACGQADNLSQGNDEATDGGDAVEIRVAWWGSEGRHEQTQEALAVCEAAIGNITTSAEFASQGYDDRLATQFAAGNPPDIIQVVSGAISSYGQRGGLLDIATVEEYIDTSAISPGVLNADAVDGTLYSIPITTNASGLVLNVTMMEEYGLERPDDENWNWDDLFDYASSVSEASDGEVWGLQQPSEDIRLLNIWARQLGHLDGLYTETGVGLDTGVVASFLQYGLDLQESGGSAPASISVEHQGGGIEQTMIGTSRALLAVRPINEITALHAGTGSEFELLQLPTHEAGQTGQTFRSMSWSITSETAHPVEAAQLLDCLQGNLEAAEILQAERGIPANGDVVEHIREDLSPEQQMMADFVATVEADAPEVAPMPPPPGADTAEEVLRRYAEEMLFGQFSPEEAAEQFANELDQSISAAN, encoded by the coding sequence ATGGGCTCAGTAGCACTGCTGCTTCTGGGCGCGTGTGGCCAGGCGGACAACCTGTCCCAGGGCAATGACGAAGCGACCGACGGCGGGGATGCCGTTGAGATCCGCGTAGCCTGGTGGGGCAGCGAGGGTCGCCACGAGCAGACACAGGAAGCCTTGGCAGTATGTGAAGCTGCTATCGGCAATATCACCACCTCAGCCGAGTTTGCTAGCCAGGGCTATGACGACAGGCTGGCGACCCAGTTCGCTGCCGGCAACCCGCCCGACATCATTCAGGTCGTCAGTGGCGCCATTAGCTCGTACGGTCAGCGCGGCGGCCTGCTGGATATCGCCACCGTCGAAGAGTACATCGACACATCCGCCATCTCGCCTGGTGTGCTGAACGCGGATGCGGTTGACGGGACGCTCTACTCGATTCCGATCACTACGAACGCTTCCGGACTCGTCCTTAACGTGACCATGATGGAGGAATATGGGCTTGAGCGGCCAGACGATGAGAACTGGAACTGGGACGATCTGTTCGATTATGCGAGCAGCGTGTCCGAGGCTTCTGACGGTGAGGTGTGGGGGCTGCAGCAGCCCAGCGAGGACATCCGTCTCCTGAATATTTGGGCGAGGCAACTCGGGCACCTCGACGGTCTCTACACAGAGACCGGAGTAGGCCTAGATACTGGGGTCGTGGCCTCGTTCCTGCAGTACGGACTTGACCTGCAGGAGTCGGGCGGATCTGCCCCAGCGTCCATCTCGGTCGAGCACCAGGGCGGAGGAATCGAGCAGACGATGATCGGTACCAGTCGCGCGCTGCTGGCGGTACGGCCGATCAACGAGATCACTGCCCTGCACGCGGGCACCGGTTCAGAGTTCGAACTGCTGCAGCTGCCGACTCACGAAGCGGGCCAGACGGGTCAGACCTTCCGGTCGATGAGCTGGTCGATTACCTCAGAGACCGCCCACCCGGTCGAGGCAGCACAGTTGCTGGACTGCCTCCAGGGCAACCTCGAGGCGGCCGAGATCCTGCAGGCCGAGCGCGGCATCCCGGCGAATGGAGACGTCGTGGAGCACATCAGGGAGGATCTTTCGCCTGAGCAGCAGATGATGGCGGACTTTGTCGCCACCGTTGAAGCCGATGCCCCTGAGGTTGCGCCGATGCCGCCCCCACCCGGCGCGGACACAGCCGAGGAGGTGCTGCGGCGCTATGCCGAAGAGATGCTGTTCGGCCAGTTCTCGCCCGAGGAGGCTGCCGAGCAGTTCGCGAACGAACTCGACCAGAGCATCTCCGCAGCCAACTAG
- a CDS encoding carbohydrate ABC transporter permease — translation MTELLTPEEAAKTEVVERPTRHRELTLSWRVRARRVVKSIVLIVVGIMMIYPLLWMLASSFKPDALIFSEPGLIASEFTAENYSRGWNVLTDPFSHYLMNSFIVVAGAVLGNLVSCSLAAYAFARLNFRFRRLWFAVMLMSIMLPIHVIIVPQYVLFSELGWLNTFLPLIVPKFLATDAFFVFLMVQFFRGVPKELSEAARIDGAGHGRIFLRIMLPLAVPALAATAIFTFIWTWNDFFSQLIFLTDPELYTVPIALQTFLDSTGQSSWGAMFAMSIVSLIPLFLVFLLGQRYLVRGIATTGLK, via the coding sequence ATGACTGAGCTACTAACCCCCGAAGAAGCGGCGAAGACCGAGGTGGTCGAGCGTCCGACACGGCACCGTGAGTTGACACTATCCTGGCGAGTGCGTGCGCGCAGGGTGGTCAAGAGTATCGTCCTGATCGTGGTCGGGATCATGATGATCTATCCACTCTTGTGGATGTTGGCCTCATCGTTCAAGCCTGATGCTCTGATCTTCAGTGAGCCCGGCCTGATTGCGTCGGAGTTTACGGCCGAGAACTACTCTCGAGGCTGGAATGTGCTGACTGATCCTTTCAGTCACTATCTGATGAACTCTTTCATCGTGGTCGCTGGTGCGGTGCTAGGGAACCTGGTGTCCTGCTCACTGGCGGCCTACGCTTTCGCGAGGTTGAACTTTCGATTCCGACGCCTGTGGTTCGCGGTAATGCTGATGTCGATCATGCTGCCGATCCACGTGATTATTGTTCCGCAGTATGTTCTCTTCTCCGAATTAGGGTGGCTCAACACCTTCCTTCCGCTCATCGTTCCTAAGTTTCTGGCTACCGATGCCTTCTTCGTTTTCCTCATGGTCCAGTTTTTCCGTGGAGTCCCCAAGGAGCTCAGTGAAGCCGCACGTATCGATGGTGCAGGTCACGGTCGAATTTTCCTACGAATTATGCTGCCCCTGGCGGTACCAGCTCTGGCCGCGACAGCGATCTTCACTTTTATCTGGACCTGGAACGACTTCTTCTCGCAGCTAATCTTCCTGACCGACCCAGAACTGTACACGGTGCCGATCGCCTTGCAGACCTTCCTCGATTCCACCGGTCAGTCGTCGTGGGGCGCCATGTTCGCTATGTCGATCGTCTCCCTCATCCCCTTGTTTCTGGTGTTCCTGCTGGGCCAGCGGTATCTGGTCCGGGGCATCGCCACTACTGGTCTGAAGTAG
- a CDS encoding LacI family DNA-binding transcriptional regulator translates to MRQMATQKDIARIAGVSASAVSAVLNGTTHTRMSEATRARVEAAIAEVGYVPNGAARALRRRQAGTIAVVVENLENPVYKELFHGIYDAAEERGWAIVLGDTMWMRSGSHFLARLLGQGSVDAIVLRSGGLIDEEVLGVLRSRPTPVVLVEYQSDDHDPWVSGDEVAAGRMAAGHLIEAGHTDIAFVGGKDIQPLNPRHEGYVGAMKRARLKPRPPLFSGYGAEAGATGLAMLQAGESMPTAVVVNNVMSAVGLLGAAADAGVHVPRDLSVVGIHDAEIAELVRPRLTTVLLPMRELGIRAVEQVSALLSGTATRLGVVADPSPRIVARESVMRPIR, encoded by the coding sequence ATGAGGCAGATGGCGACACAAAAGGACATCGCACGAATCGCGGGGGTTTCGGCGTCGGCAGTCTCTGCCGTGCTCAACGGCACGACCCACACTCGCATGAGCGAGGCGACTCGGGCCCGCGTCGAAGCGGCGATTGCTGAAGTAGGGTACGTGCCCAATGGTGCGGCCCGCGCGCTCCGCCGTCGGCAGGCCGGCACCATCGCCGTTGTTGTGGAGAACCTCGAGAACCCGGTGTATAAGGAACTGTTCCACGGCATCTATGACGCCGCCGAGGAACGAGGATGGGCCATCGTGCTCGGCGACACGATGTGGATGAGGTCTGGCAGCCACTTTCTCGCGCGGCTGCTGGGTCAGGGCTCCGTGGATGCGATTGTGCTTCGGAGTGGTGGCCTGATCGATGAGGAGGTGCTGGGCGTACTTCGGTCCCGGCCCACTCCGGTTGTGCTGGTGGAGTATCAGTCGGACGACCATGACCCGTGGGTCTCCGGGGACGAGGTCGCGGCGGGGCGGATGGCCGCAGGGCATCTCATTGAGGCCGGGCACACGGATATCGCGTTCGTTGGGGGCAAGGACATCCAGCCCCTGAATCCGCGGCATGAGGGATACGTGGGCGCTATGAAGCGCGCGCGGCTGAAGCCTCGCCCCCCGCTATTTAGCGGCTATGGAGCAGAGGCTGGCGCTACCGGACTAGCGATGCTCCAAGCTGGTGAATCGATGCCCACCGCCGTTGTGGTGAACAACGTGATGTCGGCCGTCGGCCTGCTCGGGGCGGCCGCTGACGCTGGCGTGCATGTGCCTCGGGACCTGTCAGTGGTGGGAATTCATGACGCTGAGATCGCTGAGTTGGTACGGCCGAGGCTGACCACGGTTCTCCTGCCGATGCGGGAACTGGGGATCCGGGCGGTCGAGCAAGTCTCAGCCCTGCTCTCTGGCACCGCCACTAGGCTCGGCGTGGTGGCCGATCCGTCCCCGCGGATCGTGGCGCGAGAGAGCGTGATGCGGCCTATCCGCTGA
- a CDS encoding PLP-dependent cysteine synthase family protein, which produces MESARPSAADRAWCDEAIRRVQADAHRSADTHLHQLPLPDRWGIDVYLKDESVHPTGSLKHRLARSLFLYALANGWLREGSTVVEATSGNTAVAEAYFARMLDLPYVAVMPRSTSPEKVARIEAYGGRCHFVAAPPDIYPEAERIAAETGGHYLDQFTYAERATDWRGNNNIAESIFAQLEAERHPVPRWIVAAAGTGGTSCTIGRYIRYRRHETQLLVVDPENSAYYPGWSLGVSDYTTGMPSRIEGIGRPRMEASFVASVIDDMLPVPDAASIAAMHHLAEVFGRRAGGSTGTCLWGVWSLVAGMRERGETGSVVTLLCDPGELYASTYYDQAWLAKKGIDPAPYRERLEGFFAGGTLG; this is translated from the coding sequence ATGGAGAGCGCGCGACCTTCGGCAGCGGACCGGGCCTGGTGCGATGAGGCGATCCGGCGTGTGCAGGCCGATGCGCACCGGTCCGCCGATACCCACCTGCACCAGCTGCCGCTGCCGGACCGGTGGGGCATCGACGTCTATCTCAAGGACGAGTCGGTGCACCCGACCGGGAGCCTGAAGCACCGGCTGGCACGCTCCCTGTTCCTCTACGCGCTGGCGAACGGCTGGTTGCGGGAGGGGTCCACCGTGGTGGAGGCGACCAGTGGAAACACTGCGGTGGCCGAGGCCTACTTCGCCCGGATGCTCGACCTGCCGTATGTGGCGGTGATGCCGCGCAGCACCTCCCCGGAGAAGGTGGCCAGGATCGAGGCGTATGGGGGACGTTGCCATTTCGTGGCCGCTCCGCCGGACATCTACCCCGAGGCGGAACGGATCGCCGCCGAGACCGGTGGGCACTACCTGGACCAGTTCACCTATGCCGAGCGAGCCACCGACTGGCGGGGGAACAACAACATCGCGGAGTCGATCTTCGCCCAGCTCGAGGCGGAGCGGCACCCGGTGCCGCGGTGGATCGTGGCCGCGGCCGGGACCGGCGGTACGTCCTGCACCATCGGGCGGTACATCCGCTATCGCCGGCACGAGACCCAGCTGCTGGTGGTGGACCCGGAGAACTCCGCCTACTACCCGGGGTGGAGCCTCGGCGTGAGCGACTACACCACCGGGATGCCATCGCGGATCGAGGGCATCGGCCGGCCCCGGATGGAGGCCAGCTTCGTGGCCAGCGTGATCGACGACATGCTGCCCGTGCCGGACGCGGCCAGCATCGCGGCGATGCACCACCTGGCGGAGGTGTTCGGCCGGCGGGCCGGCGGTTCTACCGGAACCTGCCTGTGGGGAGTGTGGAGTCTGGTGGCCGGGATGCGTGAGCGCGGGGAGACCGGCTCGGTGGTCACGCTGCTGTGCGACCCGGGCGAGCTGTACGCATCCACCTACTACGACCAGGCCTGGCTGGCGAAGAAAGGGATCGACCCAGCGCCGTACCGCGAGCGCCTGGAAGGCTTCTTCGCCGGGGGCACCCTGGGCTAA
- a CDS encoding carbohydrate ABC transporter permease has translation MAVTSELSKLSKTGRSATKSPSERADGKAAAVFLLPWFVGLGLIVVGPLLASLYLSFTNYDLFSDPVFAGLENYQRLFQDSRLIQSLAVTFTYVFVSVPLQLAAALGLAMVLDKGVRGLALYRSVFYLPSLLGASVAIAILWRQLFGTNGLINQMIEWFNGIQPLIQIGTQGWVSHPDYALGTLIILNVWTFGSPMVIFLAGLRQVPEMYYEAASLDGASKFRKFRSITFPMLTPIIFFNLVLQIINAFQTFTQAFIVSGGTGGPSDSTLFYTLYLYQEGFGNFNMGYASAMAWLLLIIIGAMTAINFFASKYWVFYDD, from the coding sequence GTGGCTGTGACGAGTGAGCTCTCGAAGCTCAGCAAGACAGGAAGGTCGGCGACCAAGTCTCCCTCCGAGCGGGCCGATGGGAAGGCGGCCGCGGTCTTCCTGCTTCCTTGGTTCGTGGGCCTGGGCCTTATCGTCGTAGGGCCCTTGCTCGCGTCGCTGTACCTGTCCTTCACGAACTACGACCTGTTCTCGGATCCTGTGTTTGCGGGGTTGGAGAACTACCAGCGCCTGTTCCAGGATTCTCGACTGATTCAGTCTCTCGCAGTGACCTTCACCTACGTCTTCGTCTCCGTACCGCTGCAACTTGCAGCTGCGCTGGGACTGGCGATGGTGCTGGACAAGGGTGTGCGCGGACTAGCCCTCTACCGTTCGGTCTTTTACTTGCCGTCCTTGCTGGGTGCCTCGGTCGCGATCGCGATTCTGTGGCGGCAACTGTTCGGTACCAACGGGCTGATCAACCAGATGATCGAGTGGTTCAACGGCATCCAACCATTGATTCAGATCGGCACCCAGGGCTGGGTTTCGCATCCTGACTATGCATTGGGGACGCTGATCATCCTTAATGTGTGGACGTTCGGATCGCCCATGGTGATCTTCCTCGCCGGACTCCGGCAGGTCCCGGAGATGTACTACGAGGCTGCGAGCTTGGACGGTGCCTCGAAGTTTCGGAAGTTCAGAAGCATAACGTTCCCAATGCTGACCCCGATAATATTCTTCAACCTGGTCCTTCAGATAATCAATGCGTTCCAAACGTTCACTCAGGCATTCATCGTCTCCGGCGGCACAGGTGGACCCAGTGACTCGACCTTGTTCTACACGCTATATCTTTACCAAGAAGGCTTTGGAAATTTCAACATGGGGTATGCGTCAGCCATGGCATGGCTACTCTTGATCATCATTGGGGCGATGACTGCTATCAACTTCTTTGCCTCGAAGTATTGGGTCTTCTACGATGACTGA
- a CDS encoding ROK family transcriptional regulator has product MDQPSSRAARQESLREHNLALVAREVLSAAQPLSRAEVATRTGLNRATVSRLVAELVAGRLVVEDTPVITGAGRPATPLRPATRTVGGLGLEVSIDFLGARVLDLAGQPVAEEIVAGDHRGSEASVLLGRLRELAETVVTRAEAAGTRIAGTTLALPGLVAHSRLLVAPNLGWREVDPAEHLDTLPGARLRLDNEARLAALAELAQGGSRSFLYVSGGVGIGAAVVQDGTFATGVHGFAGELGHVCVDPAGPRCRCGATGCLETFAGTAAILRAAALPEASSLREVSSAVADGNETAREAVERAGQALGTALAALVNLVDVNEVVLGNTLAELAEQMRPAMTAVLDERVLAAQWAPVTVRVADASAHPALTGAARAALAPVVTDPAGWLAATG; this is encoded by the coding sequence ATGGACCAGCCCAGTAGCCGCGCCGCCCGGCAGGAGAGCCTGCGTGAGCACAACCTCGCCCTGGTCGCGCGCGAGGTGCTCTCCGCCGCGCAGCCCCTCTCCCGCGCCGAGGTCGCCACCCGCACCGGGTTGAACCGGGCGACGGTCTCCCGGCTGGTCGCCGAGCTGGTGGCCGGACGGCTGGTGGTCGAGGACACCCCGGTGATCACCGGCGCCGGACGGCCCGCCACGCCGCTGCGTCCCGCCACTCGCACCGTGGGCGGGCTGGGGCTGGAGGTCAGCATCGACTTTCTCGGTGCCCGGGTGCTGGACCTGGCCGGGCAGCCGGTCGCCGAGGAGATCGTGGCCGGGGACCACCGCGGCTCCGAGGCGAGCGTCCTGCTCGGCCGGCTCCGCGAGCTGGCCGAGACAGTGGTGACCCGGGCCGAGGCCGCCGGCACCCGGATCGCCGGCACCACGCTGGCGCTGCCCGGCCTGGTGGCCCACTCCCGGCTTCTGGTGGCCCCCAACCTGGGCTGGCGGGAGGTCGACCCGGCCGAGCACCTCGATACGTTGCCCGGCGCCCGGCTCCGGCTAGATAACGAAGCCCGGCTGGCGGCACTGGCCGAGCTCGCCCAGGGAGGTAGTCGCTCATTCCTGTACGTCTCCGGCGGGGTGGGCATCGGTGCCGCTGTGGTCCAGGACGGCACGTTCGCCACCGGGGTGCACGGTTTCGCCGGCGAGCTGGGGCACGTCTGCGTAGATCCCGCCGGCCCGCGGTGCCGATGCGGAGCCACCGGATGCCTGGAGACCTTCGCCGGTACGGCCGCGATCCTGCGCGCTGCCGCACTCCCCGAGGCGAGCAGCCTGCGCGAGGTGAGCTCCGCCGTCGCCGACGGGAACGAGACCGCCCGCGAGGCGGTGGAGCGCGCCGGGCAGGCCCTGGGTACCGCTCTGGCTGCGCTGGTGAACCTCGTGGACGTGAACGAGGTGGTGCTCGGCAACACGCTGGCCGAGCTGGCCGAACAGATGCGCCCGGCGATGACGGCGGTGCTGGACGAGCGGGTGCTGGCGGCACAGTGGGCACCGGTGACCGTGCGGGTCGCCGATGCTTCCGCGCATCCGGCGCTCACCGGCGCAGCCCGGGCCGCCCTGGCACCGGTGGTCACCGATCCGGCCGGCTGGCTCGCAGCGACCGGCTGA